The following are encoded together in the Dyella terrae genome:
- the gspM gene encoding type II secretion system protein GspM has protein sequence MKLAALKPRDSRIAAILLLLVVLVIAYFALLHWWFVAPLQSIHAEMDDLRDTHARYASAIAEKPQLQQRIAAMGAGQAASHAFLPEDDPNAAAAGLMQRVVDTVAAHPQGGACDVTQKMPVTNPPAAPDEPYRKVAVSISLRCDVQPLAETLHDLEQGTPYLFVDDLSIYRNPVAAMQQAAAPLEVQFTLSGYVHQPRASGDDAQGGAP, from the coding sequence ATGAAGCTGGCCGCGCTCAAGCCGCGCGACAGCCGCATTGCGGCGATCCTGCTGTTGCTCGTCGTGCTGGTGATCGCCTATTTCGCCCTGCTGCACTGGTGGTTCGTGGCGCCGCTGCAATCCATCCATGCCGAGATGGACGACCTGCGCGACACCCACGCGCGCTACGCCTCCGCCATTGCCGAGAAACCGCAACTGCAGCAGCGCATCGCTGCGATGGGCGCAGGGCAGGCGGCCAGTCACGCCTTCTTGCCCGAAGACGACCCCAACGCCGCTGCCGCCGGCCTGATGCAGCGCGTGGTCGATACCGTAGCCGCGCATCCGCAAGGCGGCGCCTGCGACGTCACCCAAAAAATGCCCGTCACCAACCCGCCGGCGGCGCCCGACGAGCCCTACCGCAAAGTCGCCGTGAGCATCAGCCTGCGCTGTGATGTGCAGCCGCTGGCCGAGACCTTGCACGACCTGGAGCAGGGCACGCCCTACCTGTTCGTCGATGATCTGAGCATCTACCGCAACCCGGTCGCCGCCATGCAACAGGCCGCCGCCCCGTTGGAAGTGCAGTTCACCCTGTCCGGCTACGTGCACCAGCCGCGCGCGAGCGGCGACGATGCCCAGGGCGGTGCGCCATGA
- a CDS encoding general secretion pathway protein GspN, with protein MNAAAQRRLTPILGGVAVLFGALLLTLLLGVGRSVSWGATRPATPLPPAHDQGLPPSVPLAQFSAVWLQPLFNNDRKPVMHAASGGASLGDMSLTGIILTPPLHMALLRDKSGDHNVRVREGDSLPDGSWRLVELKPRAAVFESGSGRTELQLPAGAPIDVPKPDSNPPPAPAPGAAIVTPAPVPQNGPMLNTTNTPNPALQSPNGADAQADRIRQLRDAIQKRRAQQQAATPEGAH; from the coding sequence ATGAACGCCGCTGCCCAACGCCGCCTGACCCCGATCCTCGGGGGTGTAGCCGTACTGTTCGGTGCGCTGCTGCTGACCCTGCTGCTGGGCGTGGGCCGCAGCGTGTCCTGGGGCGCGACACGCCCGGCCACGCCACTGCCGCCCGCACACGACCAAGGCCTGCCGCCGTCGGTACCGCTGGCCCAGTTCTCCGCCGTGTGGCTGCAACCGCTGTTCAACAACGATCGCAAACCGGTGATGCACGCCGCCTCCGGCGGCGCCAGCCTGGGCGACATGTCGCTCACCGGCATCATCCTCACCCCACCGCTGCATATGGCCCTGCTGCGCGACAAAAGCGGCGACCACAACGTGCGCGTGCGCGAAGGCGACAGCTTGCCCGACGGCAGCTGGCGCCTGGTCGAGCTCAAGCCGCGCGCCGCCGTGTTCGAATCCGGCAGCGGCCGCACCGAGCTGCAACTGCCCGCCGGTGCGCCCATCGACGTGCCCAAGCCCGACAGCAACCCACCGCCGGCCCCCGCGCCCGGTGCCGCGATAGTCACCCCCGCCCCCGTGCCGCAGAACGGCCCCATGCTCAACACCACCAACACGCCCAACCCCGCCTTGCAGTCGCCCAACGGGGCCGACGCGCAAGCCGACCGCATTCGCCAGTTGCGCGACGCCATCCAGAAGCGCCGTGCCCAACAGCAAGCCGCGACACCCGAGGGAGCCCACTAA
- a CDS encoding PilN domain-containing protein, translated as MNANTQAWRASIVRRWHASHGARLCRWWLDELAQMLPLFLRPWFSGDIEWHVIASVGDQWQWCSPHATTPVACWSDTAAEAQQRDVIGKALDGLSPDAARFVLLVPDAWVLRRRVTFPLAARNTLRQVASYEIDRQTPFCVADVVYEIEVPAFAVNHGQLSTELIVVPRSLLDPLLARFRELGVVLDAVDIREGDGRKGLNLLSPVDVPRRTNRRARLNLILLASAVLLCTFSMLQWVHNRELALRVMQDEVARMQLEAKAVSVLRQELQDHAGATGFLAERKKSRVSTLSILQELSMRLPQNAWLERLNIDPAGQVGMQGQGTQAALLLEALKGAAWLAEPAFQGSIQKDAVTSKERFYMVAQLRKPNDGKPKAAPATPAAAGSTP; from the coding sequence ATGAATGCCAACACGCAAGCGTGGCGTGCCTCGATCGTACGGCGATGGCATGCGTCGCACGGTGCGCGCCTGTGTCGCTGGTGGCTGGACGAGCTTGCGCAGATGCTTCCGCTGTTCTTGAGGCCATGGTTTTCGGGTGATATCGAATGGCATGTGATCGCATCAGTAGGCGATCAATGGCAGTGGTGTTCACCGCACGCCACAACGCCCGTGGCCTGCTGGAGTGATACCGCGGCCGAGGCGCAGCAACGGGATGTGATCGGGAAGGCGCTCGATGGTCTGTCGCCTGACGCGGCGCGTTTCGTATTGCTGGTGCCAGATGCGTGGGTCTTACGCCGTCGCGTCACGTTTCCTTTGGCCGCGCGAAACACCTTGAGGCAGGTCGCTTCCTACGAGATCGATCGACAAACACCGTTCTGCGTGGCCGATGTCGTGTACGAGATCGAAGTACCTGCTTTCGCGGTGAATCATGGGCAGCTGTCGACGGAGTTGATTGTCGTTCCCCGTTCGTTGCTTGATCCGTTGTTGGCAAGGTTTCGCGAACTCGGCGTTGTGCTGGATGCGGTCGATATCCGCGAAGGCGATGGACGCAAGGGGCTGAACCTGCTTTCCCCCGTCGACGTGCCGCGGCGAACGAATCGGCGGGCTAGGCTCAACCTGATCCTTCTCGCGAGTGCCGTGTTGCTATGCACGTTCTCCATGCTTCAATGGGTGCACAATCGCGAGCTCGCGTTGCGCGTTATGCAGGACGAAGTGGCGCGCATGCAGTTGGAGGCCAAGGCGGTCTCTGTTTTGCGACAGGAGTTGCAGGACCATGCGGGGGCGACAGGATTCCTAGCTGAGCGCAAAAAGAGTCGTGTCAGCACGCTGTCGATTCTGCAAGAATTGTCGATGCGGCTTCCGCAGAATGCATGGCTGGAACGATTGAACATCGACCCTGCTGGGCAGGTCGGTATGCAGGGGCAGGGCACGCAGGCGGCGTTGTTGCTGGAAGCATTGAAGGGAGCGGCGTGGCTTGCAGAGCCCGCCTTTCAGGGATCGATACAGAAGGACGCTGTGACTAGCAAGGAACGCTTCTACATGGTGGCGCAGCTGCGCAAGCCCAACGACGGCAAACCGAAGGCCGCGCCCGCGACGCCCGCGGCGGCTGGTAGCACGCCATGA